In the Deinococcus planocerae genome, GTGGGCCTTCGCGGCGGCGAGGCCGGGCACCGCGTCCGCGCCGGGCTGGCGGTCCCAGGCGCGGGCCGCCTCCAGCAGCAGGGCGCGGGCAGCTTGCAACTCGGTGGCGACGCGCCCCACGTTCTCCTGCACCCGCGGCAGGGTGGCGATGGGGGCGCCGAGGGCGGTGGGCACCCGTTCGCGGGCGTACTCCACCAGGGCGTGCAGCGCCGCGAAGCCCACCCCCAGGTAGGTCGCCGCGATGGCCGTCCAGAACCACGCGCTGGAGGCCGGGTGCGCCGGGCCGGGCGGGGCGAGATGCTCACCGGGCACGCGCACCCCGTCGAACACGACGTCGTGGCTCCCGGTGCCCCGCAGCGCGAGCGAGCCCGCCCACGTCTCCAGGGTCCGCACGCCCGGCGCGTCCATCGGCACGAGCAGCCGGGCGACCGTCCCCTCCGGCGTGGCCGCACTCACGACCGCGAGGCCCAGCGCCCGGGCCCCCGTCGCCCAGGTCTTGCGGCCCGTGAGGAGCCAGCCGCCCGCGCCGTCCGGGGTGACGGCGGTGCGGGGCAGCCCACCCCGCGAGGGGCTGCCGAGTTCGGGCTCGCTCGCCAGGGCGTTCACGAGCTGGCCCTCCAGGCTCGCCCGCGCGAGGGCCGCGAGCATGGGCCCCGGCAGCGTGCCCCCCTGAAAGGCCGCGCCCACCACGTGCGTGTGCATCGCCAGCACGAGCGCGAGCGCCGCGTCCGCCTCGCCGAGCCGCGTCTGCGCCGCCGCGTACTCCTCCAGGCTCGCCCCCAGCCCCCCGCGCTCCCGGGGCAAGGACAGCCGGGTGTACCCGCTTCCCCGCAGGGCCGAGGCCGCCCGCGGGGTCACGTCCTGCGCCGTCTCGCATTCGGGGGCGTGCTCGCGGATGGCCCGCACCGCCCGGTCGGTCACGTCTTGCAGGGTGGGGGAGAGGGTCCCGGTCACCCGCGCAGGGTAACGCCCCACTCCCCTCCCCGCCTATGGGGCCGGGGACAGTCCGGCCCCGGGGACCCCACCACATTTCGTCTCAGACAGAATATAATGCCGTCACTATGTCCAAAGACTCGCGTGACTCCGCCCGCAGCGTCATCCAGGCCCGCTTTCAGGACGCCGTGGACCGCGATGTCAGCGGTCTGGCGACCCGGTACTGCCAGGAGCACGACCTCCAGACGCCCGAGGGTCTGCCCGCCGAGTACCTGTGCCTCGGCAGCCACGCGGCGGTGACGCGGCTGATCTGGCAGGACTTCGCCCCGAACTGGGAGGAGGTGGTCTACGTCTACGACGGCACGCGCGGCGAGCAGACCCGCTACCTCAACGCCAAACTGCACCTCACCGTCACGCTGGCCGCCGCCGGGGACGAACCCACACCCGAGGTGCAGGCCGCCCTGGGGCGCGCCGAACACGCCCTGTACGCCCTGTGGCTCGCCTGGGCGGGCTACCAGGCCACCACGACGGACGCCCTCGCCTCCGCGGTCACCGAGTTCGAGGACGCGCTGTAGGTCCTGCCGGGCGAGGGTCACCTCCCCGCCAGCCCGCCCCGCACGTACCGCGTGTAGATCGTCAGCATGACCGCCTCCAACGCCGCCGCGCCGAGGGCCCCGAGCGCCACCCCGGCCAGCGCCCCGCCTCCCCGCGCGGCGGCGTCCGGCAGGGCCTGGAAGACCCACAGCCCCGCGATCAGGGGCCAGAAGCACATGGCGATGGTCGAGACGACCCCGAGGGCGAGCGCGACCGCCGCGCCCACGACGTAGAGCGGACACCCCGGGACCTCCAGCAGCGTCCAGTCGGGCGGGGGGTCGGCCTCCGTGGGCCCCGCGGGCAGGACGACCGGCCACGCCCCGCCCCTGAGCGCCGTGCCGAAGCGGCGCAGGAACCACGCCCCCCACAGCAGCGGCCAGAGGAGCACGAACAGCGCCCGGGTGACGCCGAGCACCAGCCGGAAGAAGTTGCGCTGCCCGGCGGACAGCGAGGCCAGGTCGCGTTCCAGGGGTGAGGGGCCTCGCGCCGGGGTCGGGGACGGGTGCGCGCTCATTGTGCCCTCCGCTTCGGCCCCGCCTCCGCGCGCCCCCTCGTCTGCGGGGCACGTCCGGCGGGGTCGGCTCAGTCTCCCACCCGTGACGTCCCCGGACCACGGGTCGCGGCACCTTCGCGTACCTCTCCGGTAACGCCGTCCCATTCCTCTCCCGGAGTAGGCTTGGGCGGCGTCCCCACCCCCAGCCCCACTCCCCGAGGAGGTTCGCCCCATGACCCACCCCACCCTGCCCGAGTCTTTCCGTGCCCTGCGCGCCGTGAAGGACGACGCGGGCTTCCGCGCCGAGTTCCGGCAGCTCACCCCCGCCGACCTCCCCGCCGGGGATACGGTCGTGCGGGTCAGCCACTCCAGTCTCAACTACAAAGACGGCCTCGCCGTGTCGGGCAAGCCCGGCGTGTTGCGCTCGTACCCGATGACCCCCGGCATCGACCTCGCCGGAACCGTGGTGAGCGACGAGACGGGCGCCTACCGGCCCGGCGACGCGGTGGTCCTGACGGGCTGGGGCATCGGCGAGCGGCAGGACGGCGGGTATGCCGAGTACGCGCGGGTGAGGTCCGCGTGGCTCGTTCCCCTCCCCGACGGCACCACCCCCGAGTGGGCCATGAGCGTCGGCACGGCGGGCTTCACGGCGATGCTGGCGGTTATGGCGCTCGAAGAGCACGGGGTCAGCCCGGGAAGTGGGGAAGTTCTGGTGACGGGCGCGGCGGGCGGCGTCGGCAGCACGGCGGTCGCCCTCCTCGCGGCGGCGGGCCACACGGTCACCGCGAGCACCGGGCGGCGGGAGGAGGAAGAGTACCTGCGCTCCCTCGGCGCCTCCAACATCATCGGGCGCGAGGAGTTACCCGCGCTGGGGCGCCCCCTCGAAAAGGAACGCTGGGCGGGCGTGGTGGACAGCGTGGGGGGGGACACGCTGGCGGGCGCAATTGCCAGCACCCGTCAGCACGGTTCGGTC is a window encoding:
- a CDS encoding acyl-CoA dehydrogenase family protein, with amino-acid sequence MTGTLSPTLQDVTDRAVRAIREHAPECETAQDVTPRAASALRGSGYTRLSLPRERGGLGASLEEYAAAQTRLGEADAALALVLAMHTHVVGAAFQGGTLPGPMLAALARASLEGQLVNALASEPELGSPSRGGLPRTAVTPDGAGGWLLTGRKTWATGARALGLAVVSAATPEGTVARLLVPMDAPGVRTLETWAGSLALRGTGSHDVVFDGVRVPGEHLAPPGPAHPASSAWFWTAIAATYLGVGFAALHALVEYARERVPTALGAPIATLPRVQENVGRVATELQAARALLLEAARAWDRQPGADAVPGLAAAKAH
- a CDS encoding MDR family oxidoreductase, with product MTHPTLPESFRALRAVKDDAGFRAEFRQLTPADLPAGDTVVRVSHSSLNYKDGLAVSGKPGVLRSYPMTPGIDLAGTVVSDETGAYRPGDAVVLTGWGIGERQDGGYAEYARVRSAWLVPLPDGTTPEWAMSVGTAGFTAMLAVMALEEHGVSPGSGEVLVTGAAGGVGSTAVALLAAAGHTVTASTGRREEEEYLRSLGASNIIGREELPALGRPLEKERWAGVVDSVGGDTLAGAIASTRQHGSVAACGLAGGSSLPTTVFPFILRGVNLLGIDSVNCPQERRQAAWTRLARDLPAGKLADVTQVRPLKDVPALAGEILAGRVRGRTVVDVSG